Genomic segment of Malus domestica chromosome 15, GDT2T_hap1:
gaaatgaaatatacaacactACTACAACAGCCTCGGCAACTCTCACAGTATCGAATACCCCCCCGTTCTTCCTCCCAGTACCAAACATCTGTACCATTTCATCTTTTTTCCCATTTTCTTCGACAACACGCGGAATCCGCTACTGTCCCTCCAACTCTTCTTCGTCAGGTAATATTACAGTCAACAAAGAGTATTTCACACGGAGGGATATCCTGCCCTTCTCAACCACTAGCCTTGCCCCAGAGACAACCCAATAACCCGGAGTCTCCTGTGGCCCTCTTACCATCTCTGTTGTGTCAACGAATTTCCGAAGCTTCGGGGCTTGGATGGGTACCGGAGGACCTCCAGGGTAAACGGCGGAGTTTATGTTCACATCTGCAGGCCGTGGAGGTGGTTTCTGAGCTGTTGTAAAATGATGGCTGATTAGTGTTGATATGAGTCCGGACTTATGTGCCAAGCCTGGTGATCCATCCCACTCAGGATGCTTTACATTTCTCGCACCGGAAACAGTAGAGAAGCGGAGTCTCAAGAAGAGGATATTCTTTATTCCATAATTCTCAACCTGTAACTGGGCTCCAGTTACTATTGAAAGATCCTCATCAGACTCCACAGGGGCAGTGCAGACATGGGAGAAGTTCTTCCACTGGACTTTCTCATAGTATTTACGATCATAGGAATCACGACGAAAGTTTCCATTTGGATCATCTTCGAGTTGGAAGATATTTGGAAGAGAGGTGAGGTGCTGTAAGTGAATGGCCAAACGGTTGCTTCTTTTGCCTTCTAAATACAGTCGCAGACCAGTCACTGGCCTCTTTCCCACATCAACCTGATATCAACATATAACAAATAAGATTTCTGCCGGTAAGGAAACTATTTTTAAGCACGACAAATACTCATGGatccttttctctttttctgcTCAACAGTCAAGAGGTTTAGTTTATGCCATGGAATTATTGGAGCATCATAAGAGAATGAATAGGAAAGCAGTAAATGACCACTCAAACAGATGCCATCCATACAGCATGTAATTTTTCCCAAGTTAATGGATGATTGTCTCATCTGGTTCAAAGTTCGAGatgaaaaaaaacataaacttaattaaaacaGTCATGCAACTGAACTTTACTTCtgcttaaaagaaaaaaaaggtaaaggAGACACTTTACCAGACTAGTGTTGACGTATAGTTTGGGCCCCATTAAGCTAAACTGTAGAGATACATTGCTTTGTTGCTTCCGCTGTGGACCAAGGGGCAGGTCACTAAAAACCGGTGCCCATTGCCTTGGCAGCTGAAACTCCAAAAACTGATGGAGTTCTTCAAGTGGTGGTTTATCTGTAAGAATAGGAGCAGAATAAAAATGTCCACATGTTAACTTTGTTTCTAAGAAAATCATGTTGTCCTAGTTGATATTTTATTTCCTAGAAGAGAAGCAAATACGGTGAAGAATATTTTTCtccaaattacaaataaaagcaTTTAGAGCTATGCATATGCATTTGAGATATTTTATGTCAGGAAACGCCTTTAAAGTAAATTATTTGTCTATATTTAGTTTCcctaacaaccaaacaaaaaaaaaaaagtccaaacAAGATTATGGCCAGAAAAATAATTGTCATCCACGAAATTTATGTCTAGAAAAAGATTTAAGAAAGAAATGAGCATTAGAGATTTGGCTAGACTTAAGCTTGTGGCTTTTAAGGGGCTATAAATAGTGCCCATGAAGTTAAGTTGGCTACTTGTAGACCCTAGAATTTTTTAATAGGCTGTATAACAATTTTAAAGGTAGTGTGGTGACTGTTCCATTGGAGAATTTGCATAAATTTGTTTAATAAAATAGATAGAATAACAGACCCTTGTACCATTAATTCCCCTAAGAGGGAGGTTGTGGGTTTGTGTCCTAGCACCTAGTGTTCCTTGTTATCACACCTCAGATTAGGACTGCACATAATCTTGAACAAGCATCAGCGACTAGAAACCTGAAATCAGACTCAAGGGCCATAACAACAGCCGATCTTCAGCAGAAAACCCGACTCCTACAACTGAACTAAGTAAATACAAATCGGCAGCTTCCAAAGGCACGTGCTCACAAACACATGCTGCCAAACTGTGAAATGAGAccatgaatccaaacaagattCCACTTGATCAACGATCCAGACTGACAATCTGGCAACCTAATAAAACAAACTATTTGGTTGAAATTTTAGTAAGACACTTACTATTGTTCAACATAGGAGCCTATTATTATGACGCACACTTATGAGGGTCAAgattttcaaagcagcaaatagaaaataaaacacaaaagtGACACAAACAGAAAAACTTTTGCTTACATCGTAAATAAAGGTTTATGGCATGGCTCAAGAATCCACTCCCAGGGACTCCATTCAACAGAGAAGTAATTGGTATAAATGACATTGTGATCACATCAGGCTCCAACTGAACAGTTTGTAACCATTCATTATGGGATATATTTCTCATCTCACTTCCACCTCTCCTCTTGCAAATGCTTAAAATGTCCTGCAATTAAAGTAACTTAGAATTGAAAATCAGAAGTGAAAATGTAgggatttatttttttatttatatatatctgATAACCGACGAAGCCAGTTAGACAATCAACAAGGTTTAGTAATTATACGCACTTCCTTCTGTGAATAGGAACTTGATGGACTAGTATCTGCAAACCTTAACCGCTGCTCCCTGATTTCAAACTGAAAAACAAATGATTAGATAAGAAACTTTTTTGAACGGGAAAAAAAGGATAAATAACTTATGCATGTTGAGTTAAGAAATTAGAATACAGTAGAAATAGAGAAAAGCAGACTTAGAGCAAATTCAAGAGAACAACTTTTTAACTTAATTCTTGTATTATCAGTACTAATAAGAAAATCTAGGGTTAAATTACAAGGAATGGCCTATTTATAAAGCCAATCCATAGTTGAAGAAAAGAATTATATAAGCAATTCAAAGTCAAATCTCACAAATTCCTGCCAAACTAGCTTGCCACCTATGCTGCAAACACCACAGTTCTCATCGCCTAATGGTTCCATATAACAACATTTAATCATTGGTTAGTTATACTCTCTTATAACAATGAAACTTTCATGATAAACATTCTTCACACCAAATGAAAACTTtaggaaaataaaaaagtttgcACGTCATAATCTATTATGGATTCATCTGAAGCTTTTCTTTAAATCATTTTGATCAACTCACAAATTTTGGCACACCTATGAAAGGATACATCCTTGGTATCCAGACCGTATACTTACTAGAAACTTTGAAATAGCAAGATTCAATATTACACTCACAACTACCTTCAAACACTTTTTAATCCATTTTTTTAGAAACAGGTCATTACATTGACAACTACTTTCTCACCATAAACTAAAAAACAACTATTTTATTATCTAACAAAGTGGACAGGATTCCTTTTTAAGAATTAAGAACCAAAACTAATAATTATTTAGCAGTCCCAACTTAGCATAAGGAATCAGATTGTATGCTTACAATTCATTGGACCATTTTAAACACTCAGCTATTAAATGAGATAAAATTAACCACCATACAAACCTTGCCATTCTTGTAACCTTGTTCCGAAGGCATACCATACTGACCATTGGCATCTAAAAACCTTTTATCTGCCATATCCTTTAGTTTTTTCTGTATATCAGCcggttgaagagttgaagaatgCTGTTGTTTCATATATATAACATCTTTCCCTCCCATCTTCACACCAACAACAATATGTGTTCCAAATCTCTCTATAAACCTAGAATAaacataaaatatcaaaaaacaagttcccatttccaaaattttaataCAGTCAACATGGAATACAGTaaacataaaatataaatatcataACATGCCTCGCAGAAGACTCAGTCCCATCTATTACTGGATTTACTAATGCCATACAGATTATACCAATAAATGCATCAACATGAAATTAATTATTTCGCTGGAGAACCATGACACCCAAGTATTGCAGGAATATGCATAAGCATGAAACATGCTTAAGGTCCTATGAATTTAATGCAATTTATTTCAGGCAAcagcatttaaaaaaaaagtattcaaCAATCAATTTCCCCTCTTCAACGGGATTCAAGACTAAGATTAGTTGATGAAACGAGAAGAATATGTCCCATGAAAAGGTGGAATGATGCAGGCAGAAGGGGAAGGCATACGAATGACAGATACAGAAAATTTCACAAATATAGAAACCTCACTTGCTACAGATTAAAAGGTAAAGTAAATGTATTGGACAAGCTTTGTGAAGcctgattcttgcttgtttcttttcttatttctttccCCTTTTGTAACTTCCACAATACAAGAAACATAGGCGCATGGCATAGGCAAACAACTAGCATATGAAGTACATTACAAAAACAAGCTTCCTATCAGAAGTTAATAAAGGGTAGTTCTATCACACACCCCTCTCAATTTTCGGGCGtcggattgaatgaattgaagatcaatggccaaaaattaataaaggtgtgtgagaagtaaaaataggtgtgtgaaTACACTTTCCTTAATTAGCTCTATATGAAGCTTCAAAGACGGAGCTTAGCATTAATGTTGTAATTTGACTAAAAACTCCAAAAACCTCTCACCTTGCTAATGCAGCAGGTTCCCACGATGATGGGACTGCTTTAATAACATTCTCGCACAGTACCATCTGAGATTTTTCCAGTGCAACAGTATAGAGAGTGATGAACACCCCATCAAAAGCAAGGGTCTTAGTGTTGGCTGCATCTTTCTGCCAACTACCTGAGAAATCAAACATAGAATTGAAGAGACCTGAGGGTATTTTTCCAGTCAACGATATTTCCTGATTGAACTGCTCTGACATCTGCAAGAGAGagaacaaatttaatttctcctcTATTACCGCTTCGATGCTTAAAGTAAAATCACAGTTGCAAAATAAGATTCTACGAAAAGAACACATATTTTACTGAAAAGGCGGCCTCACCACAACCCAATCCCCATAACCAAACAATATGAAGCCTGGATTTTGCCATACGACATTTTCATTTTCGTCTTTTATTTTCTCGGGGAAGGGAGGACTGGTAACACGCATTGAGCTATATCAATGTGGTGTTCATTTTCGAATTAGTTATATATCTTTAACGATCAGGTAATCATAAAACACTTTATACGTATAACATTTTTCGCTTGATGTCTTCCGATCCCAATGTGACTCTTATATGTCCTCCATTACTACTCTAGATTGCATCCAACTTCATAAATGTTTTAAAACAAGCCAAGCCGTGACAGCCGCGCATTTGAACATTAGGTTTAGATTACAAAACTTCAGAACGACATGCATACCAAAAATtcaataaacaagaaaaacatgcGAGAATTGTGATTAAGAAAAACTGAAGATACCTGTTGGAAAGAGAGAACGTCGGACCTGAATCGTGTGCGCTCTCCTTTATCGCATTTAATCGATTTGGGAACATTTGGGATGGTAATCCCACCGGGAAGAACAATCTCGCGGCCTCCATCGTCATCGATTTCAATCAATCGAGCAGTGTGAGACTCCCCTTTACAGTACTTGAGCCGTAAATCAGTGGATATATCGTATCCACGCCCAATGGATGCAATTGCAATCTCGGCAGCTTCCGGAGCTGGAGCCTTAAGCGCCATCGCTCAGCACATCGCTCTCGTTCACCAAATCAAGATTAAATGTCTGCATTACATCCAAAAATTGAGTTTATACATAACAAAAAGTTCAAATTTAGAAATTATCTTTCTGCGGAGACCATAAATTCAgctgaaaataaagaaaaaatggaCAAATTTTACAGATAAATCAGATCGAAGCTCAAGAACTAACcaaaaattgaattgaatttgcgAAAGTTGACGAGGATTCAATACACTTTTTTGAGGTGAAACAGAGAGGGAATCGAGCTGCAACGCCGTCGTTGGATTGTGTAAAACCTTGGCTCGAATAGTGGACTGGCTGGGTTTTCGAAGGAGAGAGAAACCCTAGTCACACagacagagaagagagagataagTCAAATGACTGAGTGAAAAGCAAGggagtgatgagagagagagagagagagagagagagagagattgtaaaaGTAAGAGTTGTGGGGTTTGACCGAATTTGAAAGAATCTGTTGACTCGTCGGCAATGACAAGTGAGAACCAGGAAAACAGAAAGTAAAATTTCCTTactttataaggaaaactaacgaaaaattaaaaaaaaaatagttttaataaaaattaacaaataaagatgtagtgaatagtatcagaaaaatgtaaaaatatgattttttgttaaaagtaaatagtatcgAAAGTATTCGTTAAAACTCACTACTTTTTATGGGTTCTACTAAGGTCGAGAGAGCTATGTTAGATTGGCTAATGACAGAGTTCAAACTTACAGTGTTGATTGAACACTTTTGTATCACTGTGGTAAAAGGTCACTTGCAATTGCGCATGACATTTAGGAAGAACATAATTGTTATTGGTTCCTAACTCGAATGTGGTCCTACATAGAAACTTTAAACTCTTAATCCAACATTCATATGTTTTCAGAtttagatgattttttatagacatGATATTTGAATGAATACTTAAAAGATAGACAATTCAAttcgttgaaatacattacgaagTACTTCCCATAAAAATGTGAGTAAcaaattgtgtaaaaaaaaagatgtcacggatctttaaaaaaaaatgtcacgGATCTATCAACTGACCAACctcccaaaaaagaaaaatataaaatggaaCCATTTTTCTAcagacttggattctctgccctccccgtgccctcttgtttgtgtggtcacggttaagccacgtcaatattttatattattattttttttatcttattatttttataaaaaacaatataaaatgttagcatggattaaccgtgaccacataaaacaggagggcacgaaaaggggcaccgaaatgggagggcaaaGAATCCAAGTCCTTTTTCTACGGTTCTACCGTACCTGCATATGATTCCAAATCTGATATGTTTCACTTTTTCATCTGCACTCCACTCCAAATACCAAATGGCTAAAAATCTACCGACCTGTATTAATTTTCAACTTACATGGCCTCTCATCCACAACTTGTCTCCCTCCAGTTGCTTCTCACCTTCTACAGGACCATCCTTTCTGCCTTCCATATTTCCCTTCCTTTGTCTTTATATATACCTACTGCAAATTATCatcttcctcctcatcctcctcctacCACTTCTCGCTAGCTCCACtttcaaacataaaaaaatgGGTGGATATTCGAATATCAAAATCATGGGTGCAAGTAGTAGTAGTCGCTCCCGAAACTCAAGATCCATAGACTTCTCAGATCTCCAATCATTTTCCCAAACCCAGAAATCTACCCCAAAAAACCCCACCTCCTCAAAGATCCAAGAAGAAACCATTCTCAATCTGCAGCACATGAAGAAAAACAACACCACTCATGATTCTTCTGAGGAAGATTGTCAGGGCAATGATGGAGAGAGGTTTGGCACTCATGTTATGCACAAGAGGAACAGCtcagtttcttctttttcttcttctgcttctgcttcagCAActggtttaggtttaggtttagggctTCAGTCAGCATTGAAAGGAGCATTCTCATCCATGAGAAGATCTTCTTCTGTGTCAGAGAGGTATTGCAGGATCCATGACCAGTCTGCAACTACAGCTTTGACATCTTCCATTGATGGCAAtgaggaagatgatgaagatcaTCAAGCAACAAGATCTACCAAGAAAAAACACAAGGGAGGAGGCAAGATCCTCAAAGTCTGTAAGCGCTTTTTTAGAATGTAGCTATTCTAGCTTGTAGATTATTTTTATTGTTCAATGAGTGAAGTGTATTTGTTTTTTGGTCTCTGAGcgaaatttaatttaacatgTATTATGATACTTGATGTACCGGATCATCAAAAATTTTCTCGCACTGGTACACAGAGCTCTATGTCTTAGTTTTTGGTTGGGCAATGAGAATTGAGATCCTCTTCGTTATTGTTTGAGGTTTTGATGAGGAAAAGTGGGTTTTGGATGCTGCCATTATTGGACAATTAAAATCATGCATCTAAACTCCTCTTTGtcaattaaaaatcaataaaattacTATTATACTctataaaataattgaaagaaaatattaaaaaagaataaaatataagcattaaaataattttgcataatcaaatttttgttttttttttccttcttaacCTCACAGTTATGAGCCATGCAACTTATCAATACCTAAACTCACATCTCTCTCCCCCatttaggtcatctccaaccgagggccaaatggtcaaacataatttattattgaaattcaaaaactaaaacaacttaaatttataggaaaaaaattaagacatcgtttgaattttttattatttaaatttaaaaactacaacaacttaaattttttttatcttgtataatttttgtgttgtttaatgttatttaatgttgtttaatattgtttaatgttatttcatgttacttaatttaatttaatgttgtttaatgacttaggaagttataggaaaaaaaattgaattaaaattttttttttaaattgtaaaaataagataaaatttaaTGTTGTTGCATTTGATTTTTTGGCCCGACCTGGGGCTGGCTAGCTAGCTGGGTTGGGCCAGCCGATTGGGCCTTTGGCCTTTTTTTGGTTCTGTGGGGCACATGAGCCCTTTGGTctaaccctcggttggagacgtttttcaagctattttcagcTATTTGGacatttcggttggagatgaccttaccTGTCAACCCCCTTTTCGTCGATGCCTGCcattaaaaacaaataactcctcccataaaaaaaaaatgtttttcgaACAAAGTGTGTGACGTTTGCTAGCATTATATAATGAGTTTAATGGTTTGATTACTTTCCCTGTACTACGAGGTGTATTATATATGGAATTTGATACACGTTGTTTGACTCTCAAATCCACATTGATAAAACTTATAAGAATTCAGTAAAAGTCCCAGCCCATGAACAAGAAATTGCTTTTTGTGTATGAACACCTCACCACCAAGCATCTCTCTGAATTCAATGTTTGTTTAATAAAATATCAGCAcacaaagaaaaagtaaaaaacatAAAGACATGAATATCATGTTGCACTGACGTACTTGAGATTCGATAACCCTCGCATTCACACTGTCTGAATAATAATAACAACATGATTCGGGATTTTTCGTATGGCACCAGTCTTTGTCACATTAAACTAAGAAAACGTTCTGATGATGCATAAATTACATGTGAGCCAAACGGTCGACTTTAGATGTTACAAAACACCGGGTGGCCTTAGCCTGTGTATTTGAAAAGCAACTTTCATGGGAAAGGTTTATCGTCTCGTTACGTCTGGTTCAAGTTCATTAATGTATTTTAATGTGAAGAATATTATTAGATTGGAAACTCACGTAACCACGTGATGATATACCCCTATTATATAAGTCTTTTTCGGGTGTTTGCAAGTTTTTGACTGAATTTAAGGAGAAAAACTTGTGAAGGGGCATCGTGACCGCAACTCACAAAAGGATAAGACCACCTGTGTTTTGGTCACGCCCGACCTCATGATGGTCTGATCTAAGACCTTTTCTAAAGGAGATTAATGATGGCGTGAGAGAGCAAGAGAATACCAAAGAAAAAAGCACAAGCCaagatgaaaaagaaaaaaacacctAGAAAACCTGAAGTGAATGATAGATATATACTGACAGTTGATTTTCTGTACACTTCTATACAGTAAAATACATTTCAAGGTCCCCAATGGAAGATGCCTCCCTACGCCTTGTGTTTTAAACGTGTCGAAAATGATTCCAAATGCAACCTACCTAtcacatgttattgatttgtggTACTTTCAAATACACACAGATATGAAGAAAGTGCTCGGGGTTCAGTAAGTTATTTGCCACCCAAAAGAAAGGTATCTCCAATTTCGGCTCAATACCTTGGATACGGACTAGTTTGATTTCAGCATCATCGTATTGGTTGCAAGACTTTGTGCGTTCGATTGACTTTTCTACTTCCTCTTCGGCTCCTATATCGCTCTTGATTGCATCTTCAGAGGAAACCTTTTGTTCATCCTCCTCACCTACTGTTGGTGATTCTTCAGGGATCATGGATTTGTCAGGAAAATACTCTGGCAAAAGGCTCTTGATTGCATCATTTAGAGTGAAGCATCTACCTGTAACGCAAGATAAACGAACTCAGTCAAAACTTAAAAGATTGAACCCTAATATGATCAATTGATAAATTGATGAGGCCACCAGCACATTTACACCTGGAACTGATGTAAAATTAAGCATTCACTTATGTGAGACATGACAACAGTTCCTGTTCGGGCATTCTCGTCCTTAAGTACACCCACTTCCAGAGACCAGGTTGGGAATCAAGACCCGGCTTTGTGTCAagcataaaacaaaacaaaaatagaaagagagatttgatgtctgtctgtctgtctgtTTAACATGCGCACATGCATGAATGTTTATGATTGAAGTCTGTCTCATTGTCCTCAGATCTCATCCTCCCATATCTAACAGACCATCAATTTCAACGAAACAATAAGCCACATGATTGACATTCTCTCTTTCaaataaataacaaattccGTTGAAGAACTAAGCAACCAAATTATAGGAACTATGTAGCTGCAGTAGCCAGGAAGACtggcaaaaaagaaagaatagaTTTCCTACCTAGAGTTTTTTACTAGGAAATGTTTCTTATACCAAAAAGGTGCCAAGAAAACCATTCTTTCGCACTTATTCAGATATCTTTTTTAAAACAGTGTAGGGGAAAGGCTTAAATGAGAGCATGATTGGTATAGAAATCAACAGTCAGTTAAACCCTACCGCTACCAGCTTACCCAGAACAGGCATGAAAACTAAGAATATGACGTGGAATGCAATTCCAAAACAAAACAGGTCATGGAGTACTGTGGAAAGAACTGCAGTTCATGCAGCTTCAGTACAAAACAATCCACCAGAAAGTAAACGAAAGGTGTTCTTTCCATCACTGACCATATTAATAGGCAGGCCAAGTCTATTTTCTATTAATTGAAAAAATCCTTGTTCATAAGTTTACTGCAAAATGTAAAGGGaaatgaagcacatatttctgAGAAAGGTTTTTGAGAAATAAGAAAGCTGCCTTACCTCCTCCTCCTTGTATCTCAACAGGCCGGTTAATGTAAGAGACTTTGTCCCAACTATCAATCTGAGGTGCATCTTCTAAATCATCAAAATCCTCACTGACACTCCAAACATATAAACGAACTGGAACACGACCTAAGAAAGATCAatcatttgaaatttaattaCTACATTAATTGCGTATCTAAAAACTTTCACTTCAATTTCAAAAGTATGATGCTCTTTCAAAGTGTTTGTGGGATACAACCTAAATATCTACTTTAAGTCTATACTTGATTAACACTACACCATACACCCTTTCGCAGTTCTTATTACATACTGCAAGTCTGCAACCACTTCTAGGCAACTAGGAGCCTGAATTGCtccaaaaacccaaaacaatGTTTCAGTACTGTTCTTAGTCCCACATGATCAACTAAACTTGGTAGTGATGCAGGAGCATCTAGGGGGCCTTCAGGATCTAGGGGCCCTTTGGTTCTAGTTAGTTTTCTGTCATTGTTATTTCCTTGTCCTTATCTGtcttttttgaattttagaaTTTTCGAGGGATAAGATTAAATAGTTATATAATTATTTAAGGGCTAGCATGCTCCGGCTGTAGTAACAATAGTAAAAATACTCTCTCAAGAGGCTCTGTATGCAGTTTTTACCATTTTTAGAAATTACAGACTAGAGAGTTTGCCTTGGGTCTCATTGCCCTAGAACATAATGATCAACATTCCAACTTTGGTCCtatttccctttctctctatTCATCTGCTTGTTATTTGCTGGGTACACCTTCCTAGTGTGGTTTTGCACTGCTGCAGCAACCAAACTGCCCAAACACTTCTGTCCTACATCAGTCTGCCTAATTACTTCAACCCTAGGCCCAGAAATCTCTCTAAAACCTTTAAAATTCCTAAAACttcagagtttttttttttttttttaattttgccaTCAGTCAACCTAAGGCGAAAAGTTTTAACAACCTCTTGCAATCTGAAATCTCAAAAGCTAGAATAGCAACACATAAATTTGACATAGGTCAAAGTAAGGAACTGATGATAGCAATGGAATTGAAGCAAGGCAGCACCTTCAAATAGGGAGTGGGTTCGAAGTA
This window contains:
- the LOC103402423 gene encoding MACPF domain-containing protein At4g24290, with the translated sequence MALKAPAPEAAEIAIASIGRGYDISTDLRLKYCKGESHTARLIEIDDDGGREIVLPGGITIPNVPKSIKCDKGERTRFRSDVLSFQQMSEQFNQEISLTGKIPSGLFNSMFDFSGSWQKDAANTKTLAFDGVFITLYTVALEKSQMVLCENVIKAVPSSWEPAALARFIERFGTHIVVGVKMGGKDVIYMKQQHSSTLQPADIQKKLKDMADKRFLDANGQYGMPSEQGYKNGKFEIREQRLRFADTSPSSSYSQKEDILSICKRRGGSEMRNISHNEWLQTVQLEPDVITMSFIPITSLLNGVPGSGFLSHAINLYLRYKPPLEELHQFLEFQLPRQWAPVFSDLPLGPQRKQQSNVSLQFSLMGPKLYVNTSLVDVGKRPVTGLRLYLEGKRSNRLAIHLQHLTSLPNIFQLEDDPNGNFRRDSYDRKYYEKVQWKNFSHVCTAPVESDEDLSIVTGAQLQVENYGIKNILFLRLRFSTVSGARNVKHPEWDGSPGLAHKSGLISTLISHHFTTAQKPPPRPADVNINSAVYPGGPPVPIQAPKLRKFVDTTEMVRGPQETPGYWVVSGARLVVEKGRISLRVKYSLLTVILPDEEELEGQ